A window of Rhododendron vialii isolate Sample 1 chromosome 13a, ASM3025357v1 contains these coding sequences:
- the LOC131314963 gene encoding probable xyloglucan endotransglucosylase/hydrolase protein 32, protein MALFLCLLLIFIFPSSKAQGPPSPGYWPSSRVGSIGFDQGFKNLWGPENQNVDQGSLTIWLDKNSGSGFKSYDPYQSGYFGAAVKLHPGYTAGVITCLYLSNNEAHPGHHDEVDIEFLGTTPDKPYVLQTNVYIQGSGDGHLIGREMKFHLWFDPTQDFHNYVILWNPSEIIFYVDDVPIRRYPRKSDATFPLRPMWVYGSIWDASSWATEGGKYKADYEYQPFIGRYRDFKLGGCKASSGPTSCGPPWSQPSGPRGLSSQQYAAMDWVQRNYKVYDYCSDPSRDHTLIPEC, encoded by the exons ATGGCTCTCTTTCTCTGTCTTCTTCTCATTTTCATATTCCCTTCAAGCAAAGCTCAGGGGCCACCTTCACCAGGCTACTGGCCTAGTTCGAGAGTTGGTTCGATAGGGTTTGaccaaggtttcaaaaatctttGGGGTCCAGAGAACCAAAATGTTGACCAGGGCTCACTCACAATTTGGCTTGATAAAAACTCAG GAAGTGGGTTCAAATCATATGATCCCTATCAATCTGGATATTTTGGTGCTGCTGTCAAGCTTCATCCTGGCTACACTGCTGGAGTGATCACATGCTTATat CTCTCAAACAATGAAGCCCACCCGGGACACCACGACGAAGTTGATATCGAGTTTCTGGGAACGACGCCGGACAAGCCATACGTTTTGCAGACAAACGTGTATATTCAAGGAAGCGGAGACGGGCATCTCATAGGGAGAGAGATGAAGTTCCATCTCTGGTTCGATCCGACGCAAGACTTCCACAACTATGTCATTCTATGGAATCCCAGTGAGATCAT ATTCTATGTGGATGATGTCCCAATTAGGAGGTATCCAAGAAAAAGCGATGCCACATTTCCGTTAAGGCCCATGTGGGTCTATGGTTCGATATGGGATGCCTCGTCCTGGGCCACCGAGGGTGGAAAGTACAAGGCCGACTACGAATACCAACCGTTTATCGGTCGGTACAGGGACTTCAAACTCGGCGGATGCAAAGCGTCGTCCGGGCCAACCTCATGCGGCCCGCCGTGGAGTCAACCGTCAGGCCCCCGTGGGCTTAGCTCGCAGCAGTACGCGGCCATGGATTGGGTACAGAGGAACTACAAGGTGTACGATTATTGCAGCGATCCAAGCAGAGACCATACCCTCATTCCTGAGTGCTAG